A window of the Alnus glutinosa chromosome 4, dhAlnGlut1.1, whole genome shotgun sequence genome harbors these coding sequences:
- the LOC133865471 gene encoding cytochrome P450 CYP82D47-like, translating into MILAKMSFLSAYPNSVIAGLVAVVLLFYYRVRRSRVGWAKIAPVAVGAWPIIGHLPLLGGTKSPHLMLGAMAENYGPIFTIQLGLQRALVISSWEMAKECFTTNDLAVSSRPKLVAAKHFGYNFALFGFAPYGSYWRELRKIATLELLSNRQLELLSYIRVSEVETTLQELYKLWTKKKNESGQILVELKQWFGDMNLNLILRMVAGKRYFSASAVADEEEARRCQKALKAFFDYLGSFVVSDAIPYLGWLDLGGHEKAMKKAAKELDSIFGEWLEEHKRKRAELAGEAKLEQDFMGVLLSVLDGKDIAGYDADSINKATCLNLIAAGNDSSTVTLIWAISLLLNNRRVLKKAQDELEVQVGRKRAVNETDINQLVYLQAIVKETLRLCPPAPLSAPREFSKDSIIGGYHVPKGTRLITNIWKIQIDQRIWSDPLAFEPERFLSTQKDVDVRGKHFELIPFGSGRRVCPGISLGLHMVHLALASFLHMYDISTPSNAPVDMTGSPGLTNLKATPLEVLITPRLPSRLY; encoded by the exons ATGATCTTAGCTAAAATGAGTTTTCTTTCAGCTTACCCAAACTCTGTCATAGCTGGACTCGTTGCCgttgttcttcttttctactACCGTGTAAGGAGGTCCAGAGTTGGCTGGGCCAAAATAGCACCTGTCGCTGTGGGTGCATGGCCTATAATTGGTCACCTCCCTCTTTTGGGAGGAACAAAGTCTCCCCACTTAATGTTGGGAGCCATGGCTGAAAACTACGGACCAATTTTCACTATCCAGCTTGGTTTGCAACGTGCTTTGGTAATTAGCAGTTGGGAGATGGCCAAGGAGTGCTTCACCACTAACGACCTGGCTGTTTCCTCGCGGCCCAAGCTTGTAGCCGCTAAACACTTTGGCTATAACTTCGCCTTGTTCGGCTTCGCGCCCTATGGTTCCTATTGGCGTGAATTGCGTAAAATAGCCACCTTGGAGCTACTATCTAACCGTCAGCTTGAGCTTCTTTCCTACATTCGAGTCTCCGAAGTCGAGACCACCTTACAAGAGCTATACAAACTCTGgacaaagaaaaagaacgaGTCAGGCCAGATTTTGGTGGAGTTGAAGCAGTGGTTTGGGGACATGAATCTCAACTTGATTCTTAGGATGGTTGCTGGGAAGCGCTACTTTTCTGCCAGTGCAGTGGCTGATGAAGAGGAGGCGCGACGTTGCCAAAAGGCATTGAAGGCATTCTTTGATTATCTTGGGTCTTTTGTGGTGTCGGATGCCATTCCTTACCTTGGGTGGTTGGATTTGGGTGGACATGAGAAGGCCATGAAGAAAGCTGCAAAAGAATTGGATAGTATTTTTGGGGAATGGTTGGAAGAGCATAAGCGTAAGAGAGCAGAGCTAGCAGGTGAGGCTAAATTGGAGCAAGATTTCATGGGTGTATTGCTTTCTGTCCTTGATGGCAAAGACATTGCTGGTTATGACGCTGATTCGATCAACAAAGCCACATGTCTG aatttaattGCAGCAGGCAATGACTCCAGCACGGTTACCCTAATTTGGGCGATATCGCTATTGTTGAACAATCGGCGAGTGTTGAAAAAGGCCCAAGATGAGCTTGAAGTCCAAGTGGGCAGGAAAAGAGCCGTAAATGAGACGGATATCAACCAGCTGGTCTACCTCCAAGCCATCGTCAAAGAGACATTACGTTTATGTCCACCAGCACCCTTATCAGCACCGCGTGAATTCAGTAAGGATAGCATCATAGGTGGCTACCATGTCCCAAAAGGCACTCGGCTAATCACCAACATTTGGAAAATCCAAATAGATCAACGTATATGGTCCGATCCATTGGCATTCGAGCCGGAAAGATTTCTCTCCACCCAAAAAGATGTTGATGTTAGGGGCAAACATTTTGAGTTAATTCCATTTGGAAGTGGTAGAAGAGTTTGCCCAGGAATATCTCTTGGCCTTCATATGGTGCACTTAGCACTTGCTAGTTTCTTACACATGTATGACATCTCAACTCCTTCGAATGCACCGGTTGATATGACTGGGAGCCCTGGATTAACGAACTTGAAGGCCACTCCACTTGAAGTCCTCATCACACCGCGCCTACCTTCTAGGCTTTATTGA